In one Gossypium hirsutum isolate 1008001.06 chromosome D09, Gossypium_hirsutum_v2.1, whole genome shotgun sequence genomic region, the following are encoded:
- the LOC107892096 gene encoding uncharacterized protein isoform X2, with amino-acid sequence MTIANSFDLWKKDAFFFAAEVVQKSADMHGKPIVADHVFQQGDPILETKKKTKDQRYEDPHHGEGKSTNEAHRERYEQHLKAESANMLKTVEDLEVSRSNKLQLQAFWRM; translated from the exons ATGACAATTGCAAATAGTTTTGATTTGTGGAAAAAAGATGCCTTCTTTTTTGCAGCAGAAGTGGTTCAAAAATCTGCTGATatgcat gGCAAACCCATTGTAGCAGACCATGTATTTCAGCAGGGAGATCCCATTCTGGagacaaagaagaaaacaaaagatcaaag GTACGAAGATCCTCATCATGGTGAGGGGAAAAGCACAAATGAGGCACATAGAGAACGATACGAGCAG CATCTAAAGGCTGAATCAGCAAACATGTTGAAGACAGTAGAGGATCTTGAAGTTTCAAGAAG CAATAAGCTCCAGTTGCAGGCTTTTTGGCGTATGTAG
- the LOC107892096 gene encoding uncharacterized protein isoform X1, which yields MTIANSFDLWKKDAFFFAAEVVQKSADMHGKPIVADHVFQQGDPILETKKKTKDQRYEDPHHGEGKSTNEAHRERYEQHLKAESANMLKTVEDLEVSRRYWSFYKIQPRHQNIYWG from the exons ATGACAATTGCAAATAGTTTTGATTTGTGGAAAAAAGATGCCTTCTTTTTTGCAGCAGAAGTGGTTCAAAAATCTGCTGATatgcat gGCAAACCCATTGTAGCAGACCATGTATTTCAGCAGGGAGATCCCATTCTGGagacaaagaagaaaacaaaagatcaaag GTACGAAGATCCTCATCATGGTGAGGGGAAAAGCACAAATGAGGCACATAGAGAACGATACGAGCAG CATCTAAAGGCTGAATCAGCAAACATGTTGAAGACAGTAGAGGATCTTGAAGTTTCAAGAAGGTATTGGTCTTTTTACAAGATTCAACCCCGCCACCAAAATATATATTGGGGTTAA
- the LOC107892095 gene encoding MYB-like transcription factor ODO1 has protein sequence MGRQPCCDKLGVKKGPWTAEEDRKLVNFIVTHGQCCWRSLPKLAGLRRCGKSCRLRWTNYLRPDLKRGLLNQDEEQLVIDLHARLGNRWSKIAARFPGRTDNEIKNHWNTHIKKKLIKMGIDPVTHEPLQKPDTQHEPSYSHGANDYHPNLDKNQLELPKICANVSSTAADVLRTSSETGSDEDPLMNLIWSDAFPNDLSWNLTGLDSWEECSEVELFSSELLENGNAIDGYHSFGFGGFTEIDFNSLDMGAKF, from the exons ATGGGAAGGCAGCCTTGTTGCGACAAGCTTGGTGTGAAAAAAGGGCCTTGGACAGCCGAGGAAGACAGAAAATTGGTCAATTTTATTGTCACTCACGGCCAGTGTTGCTGGCGTAGCCTCCCCAAGCTCGCTGGCCTCCGCCGTTGTGGCAAAAGTTGTCGTCTCCGCTGGACCAATTACCTCCGCCCCGACTTGAAACGTGGCCTTCTCAATCAAGATGAAGAGCAGCTTGTTATTGACCTGCATGCCCGCCTTGGCAATAG GTGGTCCAAAATAGCAGCAAGATTTCCCGGAAGAACTGATAACGAGATAAAGAATCATTGGAACACCCACATTAAGAAAAAGCTTATTAAGATGGGGATTGATCCTGTTACACATGAGCCTCTTCAGAAACCAGACACCCAACATGAGCCATCCTATAGCCATGGAGCCAATGATTATCACCCAAATCTTGATAAAAACCAGCTAGAGTTGCCCAAAATATGCGCCAATGTCTCTTCTACTGCTGCTGATGTATTGAGGACATCATCGGAGACCGGGAGCGATGAGGATCCCTTGATGAACTTGATATGGTCTGATGCATTTCCCAATGACTTGTCGTGGAACTTAACTGGCCTGGATTCCTGGGAAGAATGTAGTGAAGTTGAGCTTTTTTCATCGGAATTGTTGGAAAATGGGAATGCGATAGATGGTTATCACAGTTTCGGATTTGGTGGCTTCACTGAAATTGACTTCAATTCCCTTGACATGGGTGCCAAGTTTTAG